A segment of the Candidatus Margulisiibacteriota bacterium genome:
TTTGTTTTAAAAAGCAGACCGGCCACAACCCCTGCGATACTTGGCACCAGAAGAAACATCCAGACTTGCTGCAGGGCTTTCCCTCCAACCACCAAAGCAGGTGCAAGACTGCGAGCCGGATTAACAGAGACTCCGGTTATGGCAATACCAAAGATATGGATTACTACCAGTGTTAAACCTATAATTAAACCGGCAAACTGGGTTGGAACTCCTTCCTGAGTTGAGCCCAGTATAACAATAACAAAGATTAAGGTAGCTATGAATTCGAAAAGAATTGCTGCAGTTATACCATAACTGCCCAGATAGCCGATACCCCAACCATTTTGTCCAAGACCGCCTATAGTAATGTCGTATCCGGAAAGCTGGCCCAATACTATAACAGCAAGAACAAGAGACGCTACAAAGCCGCCTAAACATTGGCCGATAATATAGCCGATCAAATCTTTAACATTCATACGGCCGGCAGCAAAAAATCCCAGACTTACGGCAGGATTGATGTGACAACCGGAGATGGGGCCTATACCATAAGCCATGGCAACAAGCGCGAAACCAAAGGCAAAGGCTATACCGAGAATTCCTACGTTAGCACCGGCAACTACAGCTGTGCCGCATCCGAATAAAACCAGTGTAAAGGTACCGATAAATTCAGCTAAATATTTTTTCATTTTTCCCTCCTTATACAGAACTAACCAGAAAACCAGTTTACTGAAAACCACCTCCCATTTTTCTTATTAAATATTAATACTTATTGAAATGGTTCGCAATACAAGTAAATATTATGAATTAAACCGAGAAAATATTAAAAGAAAGTAAACTCTGCTTTTTTCTGTAAATCGGTTTCCGACAAATTGAGAAGAGTTGATAAAACCAAACCCTTTTTCCCAAATTTTTTACTTATGGGGGACTGGTTAAAAACGTCTGAAAGCCTGATGGCGCAGGTAACACCTACGACAATTGCTCCTAAAGATTCGACTAGTTTCACGGCAGCGTCAACGGTGCCGCCGGTTGCCAGGATGTCATCAACTATCAGTATTTTGTCTCCACGTCTTATGGAGTGGATAGGTATTCCAAGTTCAGCGGAATTATATTCCATCCCATAGGGGACCTTGATTACAACACCGGGCAGCCTTTCAGATTTTGCAGCAATTACCTGACCTACACCAAGCTTGGAAGCAATGACTGAACCAAAATGAAGGCCTCTTACCGCTATTGGTAGTACTTTATCTATTTTTTCATCTTTAAAAGGCTCGATCAGCTGATTACAAGCATGTTCAAAGGCATTGGGATTGGCCAGGATCTGG
Coding sequences within it:
- a CDS encoding aquaporin, whose product is MKKYLAEFIGTFTLVLFGCGTAVVAGANVGILGIAFAFGFALVAMAYGIGPISGCHINPAVSLGFFAAGRMNVKDLIGYIIGQCLGGFVASLVLAVIVLGQLSGYDITIGGLGQNGWGIGYLGSYGITAAILFEFIATLIFVIVILGSTQEGVPTQFAGLIIGLTLVVIHIFGIAITGVSVNPARSLAPALVVGGKALQQVWMFLLVPSIAGVVAGLLFKTKLLEK